From Pseudorasbora parva isolate DD20220531a chromosome 25, ASM2467924v1, whole genome shotgun sequence, one genomic window encodes:
- the snx20 gene encoding sorting nexin-20 isoform X1 yields MEEELETHGTEPVNAEETVLSPPELSSPQEETLHNNADEANVGFSASCLTTAELQQHWRAVKQEFRSVKLLFDIPSARIREQTMSKYVLIPVPQVYQIVVIRSGSYDCERVTIERRYSDFLHLHQELLLDFSEEMEDIVMPRKKMTGNFSEENIAERRVALRDYLTQLYSLRFVRKSQAFLAFFTHQELKDAYNLLRGGRFSRALEGLQKVLVLQEKLSHNPTLLIPTLCAILVCQRDLEDFDAAFQTGRRALPTVRRYELRQYQGPLLEALVDLGYSLELPVAQLQDELTRVRDSPYGQVSQVSLKELVVQEFV; encoded by the exons ATGGAGGAAGAGCTTGAAACCCACGGCACAGAGCCAGTGAATGCTGAAGAAACGGTTTTGTCACCTCCAGAACTTTCCTCACCACAGGAGGAGACATTACACAACAATG CTGACGAGGCCAATGTGGGCTTTAGCGCCTCCTGTCTGACCACAGCAGAACTGCAGCAGCACTGGAGAGCCGTCAAGCAGGAGTTCAGGAGTGTTAAACTGCTGTTTGACATCCCCAGCGCCCGCATCAGAGAGCAAACAATGTCCAAATACGTG CTTATTCCTGTCCCTCAGGTGTACCAGATTGTGGTGATCCGCTCGGGCAGTTACGACTGTGAGCGTGTAACTATCGAGAGACGCTATTCGGACTTCCTTCACCTTCACCAGGAGCTCCTGCTGGACTTCAGTGAGGAAATGGAAGACATCGTGATGCCCAGGAAGAAAATGACGGGCAACTTCTCAGAGGAGAACATCGCTGAGCGGCGCGTAGCCCTCAGAGACTATCTCACTCAGCTCTACTCCCTCCGGTTCGTCCGAAAATCACAAGCCTTCCTAGCATTCTTCACTCATCAGGAACTAAAAGATGCATATAACCTCCTGCGTGGGGGGCGCTTTTCCCGCGCCCTCGAGGGCCTGCAGAAGGTGTTAGTACTCCAGGAGAAACTGTCTCATAACCCTACTTTGTTGATACCAACCTTGTGCGCCATATTGGTGTGTCAGAGGGATCTAGAAGACTTTGACGCAGCATTTCAAACTGGCAGAAGAGCTCTGCCCACAGTGAGACGTTATGAGCTCCGGCAGTATCAAGGGCCCCTGCTGGAGGCTCTTGTTGATTTGGGCTACAGTCTTGAGCTGCCTGTGGCCCAATTACAGGACGAGCTGACCAGAGTGCGAGACTCTCCTTATGGGCAAGTGTCACAGGTGTCCCTCAAAGAACTGGTGGTGCAAGAATTTGTGTAA
- the snx20 gene encoding sorting nexin-20 isoform X2: MEEELETHGTEPVNAEETVLSPPELSSPQEETLHNNADEANVGFSASCLTTAELQQHWRAVKQEFRSVKLLFDIPSARIREQTMSKYVVYQIVVIRSGSYDCERVTIERRYSDFLHLHQELLLDFSEEMEDIVMPRKKMTGNFSEENIAERRVALRDYLTQLYSLRFVRKSQAFLAFFTHQELKDAYNLLRGGRFSRALEGLQKVLVLQEKLSHNPTLLIPTLCAILVCQRDLEDFDAAFQTGRRALPTVRRYELRQYQGPLLEALVDLGYSLELPVAQLQDELTRVRDSPYGQVSQVSLKELVVQEFV; the protein is encoded by the exons ATGGAGGAAGAGCTTGAAACCCACGGCACAGAGCCAGTGAATGCTGAAGAAACGGTTTTGTCACCTCCAGAACTTTCCTCACCACAGGAGGAGACATTACACAACAATG CTGACGAGGCCAATGTGGGCTTTAGCGCCTCCTGTCTGACCACAGCAGAACTGCAGCAGCACTGGAGAGCCGTCAAGCAGGAGTTCAGGAGTGTTAAACTGCTGTTTGACATCCCCAGCGCCCGCATCAGAGAGCAAACAATGTCCAAATACGTG GTGTACCAGATTGTGGTGATCCGCTCGGGCAGTTACGACTGTGAGCGTGTAACTATCGAGAGACGCTATTCGGACTTCCTTCACCTTCACCAGGAGCTCCTGCTGGACTTCAGTGAGGAAATGGAAGACATCGTGATGCCCAGGAAGAAAATGACGGGCAACTTCTCAGAGGAGAACATCGCTGAGCGGCGCGTAGCCCTCAGAGACTATCTCACTCAGCTCTACTCCCTCCGGTTCGTCCGAAAATCACAAGCCTTCCTAGCATTCTTCACTCATCAGGAACTAAAAGATGCATATAACCTCCTGCGTGGGGGGCGCTTTTCCCGCGCCCTCGAGGGCCTGCAGAAGGTGTTAGTACTCCAGGAGAAACTGTCTCATAACCCTACTTTGTTGATACCAACCTTGTGCGCCATATTGGTGTGTCAGAGGGATCTAGAAGACTTTGACGCAGCATTTCAAACTGGCAGAAGAGCTCTGCCCACAGTGAGACGTTATGAGCTCCGGCAGTATCAAGGGCCCCTGCTGGAGGCTCTTGTTGATTTGGGCTACAGTCTTGAGCTGCCTGTGGCCCAATTACAGGACGAGCTGACCAGAGTGCGAGACTCTCCTTATGGGCAAGTGTCACAGGTGTCCCTCAAAGAACTGGTGGTGCAAGAATTTGTGTAA
- the mphosph6 gene encoding M-phase phosphoprotein 6: MANDGAKLSKNLLRMKFMQRGLDAEAKKQLEEEEKRIISDDHWFLDLPELKAKENHIIEERSYVPCEDLVYGRMSFKGFNPDVEKLMLLMNAPKEEEEEDEDDTVSRMETDITDEEMAKRYESLVGSMRKKFAKKRERPAITKEEDVNCNVVDYQPKRAFMKPQD; the protein is encoded by the exons ATGGCGAACGATGGAGCGAAGTTGTCTAAAAATCTCCTGCGAATGAAG ttCATGCAGAGAGGGTTAGATGCAGAGGCGAAGAAGCagctggaggaggaggagaagaggaTCATCAGCGACGACCACTGGTTCCTGGATCTGCCTGAGCTCAAGGCCAAAGA AAACCACATCATTGAGGAGAGAAGTTACGTTCCCTGCGAGGATCTGGTTTACGGCAGAATGTCGTTCAAAGGCTTTAATCCTGACGTTGAG AAATTAATGTTACTAATGAACGCACccaaagaggaggaggaggaagacgaGGACGACACTGTGAGCAGAATGGAAACCGATATTACAGATGAAGAGATGGCCAAAAG ATATGAAAGTTTGGTTGGGAGCATGAGAAAAAAGTTTGCCAAAAAACGAGAACGCCCCGCTATTACTAAAGAAGAGGACGTCAACTGCAATGTTGTGGATTATCAACCCAAACGGGCGTTCATGAAGCCTCAGGACTGa